In Silene latifolia isolate original U9 population chromosome X, ASM4854445v1, whole genome shotgun sequence, the following proteins share a genomic window:
- the LOC141619885 gene encoding uncharacterized protein LOC141619885, translating into MEFLKQKAKAHWLKEADTNTAYFHSLIKARRSNNFIHHIADHKGGIHKEETCIQQAFLEYYQMRKTCTNQHTQLLMSPITAEEIKNIIFHIPNDKAPGPDGYSSKFFKDSWDIIGHEITEAILDFFQSEQFRKWIMQCVTTVTYSLNLNGNVLVYSKGKEDWDNETPLSPLLFTIYMEYLTRLLAYTTEGPGFKYHHLWKPLKLTHLMFVDDLLLFCKGDAQSIMTILRTFSTFSMSSGLNMSKGKFNA; encoded by the exons AAGAAGCGGATACTAATACTGCTTATTTCCATAGCCTTATCAAAGCTAGAAGATCCAATAATTTCATTCATCACATAGCAGATCACAAAGGGGGTATTCATAAGGAGGAAACATGCATTCAACAAGCTTTTCTAGAATACTATCAGATG AGAAAGACTTGCACAAATCAGCATACACAACTGCTCATGTCTCCTATCACTGCTGAGGAAAtcaaaaacattatttttcataTTCCTAATGACAAAGCACCAGGTCCTGATGGTTATTCAAGCAAATTTTTTAAAGATTCTTGGGACATAATTGGACATGAGATAACTGAGGCAATTTTGGATTTCTTTCAGTCAG AACAATTCAGAAAGTGGATTATGCAGTGTGTCACAACTGTTACATACTCCCTTAATCTTAATGGTAATGTTTTGGTTTATTCAAAGGGCAAAGAGGATTGGGACAATGAGACCCCCCTCTCCCCTTTGCTCTTTACTATCTACATGGAATATTTAACTAGGTTGCTGGCATACACTACTGAGGGACCTGGTTTTAAGTATCACCATCTTTGGAAACCTCTGAAACTTACTCATCTTATGTTTGTTGATGATCTATTGCTTTTCTGCAAGGGAGATGCTCAATCTATCATGACTATTCTAAGAACTTTCTCAACTTTCTCAATGAGTTCTGGATTAAACATGAGCAAAGGAAAGTTCAATGCTTAA